Proteins encoded within one genomic window of Canis lupus familiaris isolate Mischka breed German Shepherd chromosome 12, alternate assembly UU_Cfam_GSD_1.0, whole genome shotgun sequence:
- the LOC102156452 gene encoding basic proline-rich protein-like isoform X4: protein MGRRRPAECGSALPAPTGTSQRQVGAGSKPAAQAEARASQPPARHPRHPPPRGVCPGGREQVRARSPWEPPAPGGEPTGATPESESPAGTRGPPTGAGTAPGRPEDGPGMNCGKNQEDSRWEWNTLSDLSLFPQNAKFLESHIWAPRKTDIDDCTL, encoded by the exons ATGGGACGCCGGCGCCCGGCTGAGT GTGGctccgccctccccgccccgacTGGAACCTCCCAGCGGCAGGTGGGGGCTGGGTCAAAGCCCGCCGCCCAGGCCGAGGCGAGGGCGAGCCAGCCGCCCGCCCGGCATCCGCGGCATCCACCGCCGCGAGGGGTCTGTCCAGGAGGTCGCGAGCAGGTGAGGGCGCGCAGCCCATGGgaaccccccgcccccggcggaGAACCGACTGGGGCCACCCCCGAAAGTGAGTCTCCAGCTGGGACCCGGGGACCTCCCACTGGAGCCGGAACCGCGCCGGGGCGCCCAGAGGATGGCCCGGGGATGAACTGCGGCAAGAACCAGGAGGACTCGAG GTGGGAATGGAATACACTGTCTGACCTAAGCCTCTTTCCCCAAAACGCCAAGTTCCTTGAGAGTCACATCTGGGCACCGAGGAAGACAGACATAGATGATTGCACTCTG TGA